One region of Danio aesculapii chromosome 7, fDanAes4.1, whole genome shotgun sequence genomic DNA includes:
- the mpdu1b gene encoding mannose-P-dolichol utilization defect 1b — protein MAASEAVVEKSFMDPFKDVLVNYLMPEKCYDEFFLQFNLLHVDCLKIVISKGLGIGIILGSVLVKLPQILKLLGAKSAEGLSFNSVLLELFAITGTMAYSLANSFPFSSWGEALFLMFQTVTIGFLIQHYGGKTIKGLGFLVVYFGLLAVLLSPVTPLSVVTTMQASNMPAIIFGRLIQAGTNYRNGHTGQLSAISVFLLFAGSLARIFTTVQETGDSLMAVTYIISSCCNGVIAAQVLYYWNSSPALKKKKKKTQ, from the exons ATGGCGGCTTCGGAAGCAGTTGTAGAAAAATCATTCATGGATCCTTTCAAAGATGTTCTGGTTAATTATTTAATGCCAGAAAAATGTTACGACGAGTTCTTTTTACAGTTCAATCTTCTGCACG TGGATTGTCTGAAGATTGTAATCAGCAAAGGCCTGGGCATTGGCATCATTCTTGGTTCTGTATTGG TGAAGCTACCTCAGATTCTGAAGCTGCTTGGTGCTAAAAGTGCAGAGGGACTGAGCTTTAACTCTGTGCTGCTGGAGCTGTTTGCCATCACAGGCACCATGGCCTACAGTTTAGCCAACAGCTTCCCTTTCAG TTCCTGGGGTGAGGCACTTTTCCTTATGTTTCAGACTGTGACCATTGGTTTCCTCATACAGCACTATGGAGGAAAAACCATTAAAG GTTTGGGCTTTCTAGTGGTTTATTTTGGTCTGTTGGCAGTCCTTCTCTCTCCTGTGACACCCTTGTCGGTTGTCACTACCATGCAAGCCTCTAATATGCCAGCCATCATCTTTGGACGG TTAATTCAGGCCGGTACCAACTACAGAAATGGTCACACTGGGCAGCTATCGGCTATTTCTGTGTTTCTGCTGTTTGCAGGCTCTCTGGCACGCATATTCACTACAGTGCAG gaAACAGGAGATTCGCTCATGGCAGTCACCTACATAATCTCCTCCTGTTGTAATGGTGTGATCGCCGCTCAGGTCCTCTATTACTGGAACAGCAGCCCTGCActcaagaagaagaagaagaagactcAGTAG